The Aeromicrobium yanjiei genome includes a region encoding these proteins:
- a CDS encoding ABC transporter ATP-binding protein yields MTALLDLESVDVHYGDFQAIHGISLTLDEGETLAMMGANGAGKSTLLKAVSGLLGASAGAVRFGGHDLAGTAPHERVAAGISLVPEGRRIFKSLTVEENLQVGGYSRRPGPWNLTSVFEAFPLLAERRGRIGTHLSGGEQQATAIGRALMANPRLLLLDEVSLGLAPVVVKDIYQALPVISSRGTTVLLVEQDVSQALAVADHVQCLLEGRTVLEAPAATVTRDDVAAAYFGLEAR; encoded by the coding sequence ATGACCGCGCTGCTCGACCTGGAGTCGGTGGACGTCCACTACGGCGACTTCCAGGCGATCCACGGCATCTCCCTGACCCTGGACGAGGGCGAGACGCTGGCCATGATGGGCGCCAACGGAGCGGGGAAGTCGACGCTCCTGAAGGCGGTGTCCGGACTGCTCGGCGCATCGGCAGGAGCCGTCCGCTTCGGCGGGCACGACCTGGCCGGCACGGCGCCCCACGAGCGGGTCGCCGCGGGGATCTCCCTCGTCCCGGAGGGCCGCCGCATCTTCAAGTCGCTCACCGTGGAGGAGAACCTGCAGGTCGGCGGCTACAGCCGGCGACCCGGCCCCTGGAACCTCACCTCGGTGTTCGAGGCGTTCCCGCTGCTCGCGGAGCGCCGGGGCCGCATCGGCACCCACCTGTCCGGCGGGGAGCAGCAGGCCACCGCGATCGGCCGTGCCCTCATGGCGAATCCGCGCCTGCTGCTGCTCGACGAGGTGTCCCTCGGCCTGGCGCCCGTCGTCGTCAAGGACATCTACCAGGCCCTGCCGGTCATCAGCTCACGCGGCACGACGGTCCTGCTCGTCGAGCAGGACGTCTCGCAGGCGCTCGCCGTCGCGGATCACGTCCAGTGCCTCCTCGAGGGGCGGACGGTGCTCGAGGCTCCGGCCGCCACGGTCACCCGCGACGACGTGGCAGCGGCCTACTTCGGTCTGGAGGCCCGCTGA
- a CDS encoding ABC transporter ATP-binding protein, translating into MSTSAGTAPLMRAEGLAKRFGRVTTANSVSFHVSAGEVLGVVGPNGAGKSTLLDLVNGGQRPDAGSIILDGHDVTSLDAAARGRRGIARTHQIPRPFGGLTVFENVLVGATFAGQSRRGAAYERAHEAIATAGLAHVENVQAGSLRLLDRKRLELARALATSPRLLLLDEIAGGLTDRELPELIEVIARLRDSGMAIIWIEHIVHALLQVVDRLMCLAMGDVVATGDPHAVMRSPEVTEVYLGSIPEPEDETR; encoded by the coding sequence GTGAGCACCTCCGCGGGGACCGCTCCGCTCATGAGGGCCGAGGGCCTGGCCAAGAGGTTCGGTCGGGTCACGACCGCCAACAGCGTCTCCTTCCACGTCAGCGCGGGGGAGGTGCTGGGGGTGGTCGGCCCGAACGGTGCGGGCAAGTCCACGCTCCTCGACCTCGTGAACGGCGGTCAGCGCCCGGACGCCGGGAGCATCATCCTCGACGGGCACGACGTGACCTCGCTGGACGCGGCGGCGCGCGGCCGGCGCGGCATCGCCCGCACGCACCAGATCCCGCGTCCCTTCGGCGGGCTGACCGTGTTCGAGAACGTGCTGGTCGGCGCCACCTTCGCGGGCCAGAGCCGGCGCGGTGCCGCGTACGAGCGCGCCCACGAGGCCATCGCGACCGCAGGCCTGGCGCACGTCGAGAACGTCCAGGCGGGGAGTCTTCGGCTCCTGGACCGCAAACGGCTCGAGCTGGCCCGTGCCCTCGCGACCTCGCCCCGGCTGCTGCTGCTCGACGAGATCGCGGGCGGCCTGACCGACCGCGAGCTCCCCGAGCTGATCGAGGTCATCGCCCGGCTGCGCGACTCCGGCATGGCGATCATCTGGATCGAGCACATCGTGCACGCGCTCCTGCAGGTGGTGGACCGGCTCATGTGCCTGGCCATGGGGGATGTCGTCGCGACCGGCGACCCGCACGCCGTGATGCGCAGCCCGGAGGTGACCGAGGTGTACCTCGGCAGCATCCCCGAGCCGGAGGACGAGACCCGATGA